The DNA sequence CTTACGACCGGGTGGATGAGTATTCCACGGCAATCGATAATACATCCTTGACACTACATGAACTTGTACGACCAGGAGGTTCACTTACGCCAGTTACTAACGTCCTAGAGTGTTGTATAAGCTTTCGGATCGCAAGGTCAAAATTAGCGTAGCTGACCATCAATCCTGACATCAATGCAAGGGTCTCTCCCGTTGCGTCGTCTCTACATGGATCAAGGATATGCTAGCTGAAGTGGTCACGTTATACGAATGTAACCTAATTTTACAATGGTTTATTATAAATTGTACCACCACTTGTGGCTAATGTACATGGCCCCAAGCCCTATTCGACGGATCTACGACGTCACAATGCAAGGGAGCCGATAGATTGCTGAGCCGCAGGAATGCCAAGAATGTGTATCTCGTGTTCCCTTATAGCATCAGAGTCCTGCTAAAGTATTGGATGTGCATTTGTGTAACGTGATACATCTATATCTTGCCATGGATGCTTATACCTTGGATAATGACATCCTCAACTGCGACATAGCAATGGCTAGATCGGGCGTTTCATGCAACTTCATGCGAGCTACACCCTCTAGTCGACGTGTATGAGCTCAAGACCCTTTCTTGGGTTAGTCTGGCTCGTAATTTTGAGTGACTCGTATACGTCGGACCCTCATTTTGGCCAAATGTTACTGGTTCTATGTTGGTTGACTATTGCCGGGTGTCTATGTCTCAGCCACCATGGGTTAaggaggatattgattggATAGGATTACGTATAGTATGGGAAGCCACATGAGGGAATTTCCAGACAGGCTTCTGGTTCAACGGTGTGAGTGTTGTAGGATCAGTatggggaggaaagagcATAAATATGTGGGAGCCATCCTGCTTTTTGGAAATCTAGCCAAAGCAATCTAGCGCAGTTTACGAGAATACCTCAAGGCTAAAAGTCCAAAAGCTTCATCCAATTTTTCTCTAGTTCAAAATGATCAAATCAATTGCCTCTATCGCCCTTCTATTCTCCACAGCAATCGCTgtcccaaccccaaccgaGCTCCTACCTCGGGCCTGCACTACTCTAGCCCCCGCTGTCATCAATATTCTCGACGCCGCAAATCCCAACACCCCCTACTCTGGCCAGCAGTTTACCCTCGAGCGCAGCGGTTCTCCCTTGGTCGATAACAAGATCTCCGTGttgaccttcaacaacattcCCGCCGGCGCCACTGGCTGTCGACTCGAAATCGAACTTCCTCCCCTGAGCGACGGCCAAATCGCTCCCAGCGACACCCAGGCAGATGTCTGGTCTGCCGACCCAGTAGACGGCAGCTCGTTCCCCACGTATAACCATCCGCCAcacaaaagagaaatggtCGCGACCTACATCTTCCCCAAGGGACCAACCACAAAGTCGACCCACACCGTATTGGCATCTAACACTTGCTCGACCACCATGAGCTGGTTGGTGCAGTTGAGTGAATGGCAGAGCTCGGCTGGAAGTGTCAATTTCCAGAACTCTGTTGGGAATGGCGCGGATATCGGCTTCATGTTGGTTTACAACTGTTAAACTATGGTTGTTGACGATCCCATTGTGTGACCACTGGGGTGTGGGTACTATTGACCCCTTGTGCTGCTCAGTGAACCTatgcctttttccttgtACGCGGCCGTTGTACACGCTTTCTGTCGTCTACTTGTGTGCTTTTGTTTGGTTGACAATAGTAAGGGCTTGCTGTTTGTTGTAGTCACCCATTTAGCTTTAGGTCTTTGACAATTTAGTTTTTGATTCCTCGTATGATTCGACACATTGATACAAACTACTGTAACGGCCTGGAGATATAGTGATGTATAGTACTGCTTATCCGTAGCGAAAATGATATGATCTCAATAATTATCCATTGTGGTGTGTTCAATCCGTAGATGCACTTAGTCTGGGTGATCCGTTTGTGTGTCATTAATTGTCTACTGGGGAAAGTGTAACTTGTGGCTGTGTTCACGTACTATCGTATTTGATAATCTAAAATGAGGAAGACCAAACATGTACATTTGTTTATTTGAAATACCGAAATTGTAGAGACCAGTCGGGTTAAATGTGTACGCAACGAATGTTCAATCGTCCAACTGGGCAAACAAAGCGGCTAATATATCTACCGATGCCATCTCAGAAGGTAATTTAGGGCAACTGAAGCACATGCTATCCACGATTTAGATGAAACGGCGATCTGCAATCGTTCACCAGGCAGCCACGAATAAAGATGAACCAATGTCAGTGCGTGGCATGAAGCAACAAATCGTCCAGGCAATGTTGTCTTATCCACTCCGAAGGATGCTAAAGTACACCTGGCCAGTACTTATCTGTAGCCTATAAGGTCTTTGTACTGTGATAAGTATTCTTTTCCACATAAGCCACGGGAAGCTTTGGCACTAAAACCACCGCCAAGACAGCAGGTTCTCTGCAAACTCCCTCACCCTGCCTTTCCAAAGGATATCCCACTTGGCTCTTCGATATACAATCATGACAACTTGGAAAATTGAGCCCTGTTTCGTCGGTGATGCCGCCGCTCTGGCGCGAAACAACATGGCCGCCTTCTGGGAGGATCCGAACTGGGTTATCCTGTGGCCGAAAGACATGACACAGGAGTTTATCATCGAGCAATCCGCAAAGCGTCAGCCGCGCAATCTTCTGCGCGACCGCGAGAAAGTACGACATCAGAAGGCTGTAGACCCCATCACGGGTGCCGTGGTTGGTTATGCGCGCTGGATACTTCCGCCCGGGCACTGCATCGCAGAGGATGGCAGTCCGAAGTGGGTCGAGGCACAGGTACCGGATGTtagtgaagatgagaaaaagcAGTACCAAGAACTGGCTGAGTCCGCTTGGTGGAGTCCAAGAGAGGATATGAGTCTCGATGATAAGAACCACGTTGTTATGGACCGCATCCGAGCGGAGAAACCGTATATAAGTAAGTGTGCATCGATGGCCTTTGGCAACACAAAAGTAAATACCTAATTCCTGGTTAGAGCTCGACTATCTGGCTGTTCACCCTGAGagcaagggaaagggaatcGGCACTGCGCTTGTTGCAAGCGGGATCAAGTATGCTGAAAAGGTCGGGGTGCCCATTTTTACCATGGCATTCAAAGCGGGGCGCGGAATTTACGCGAGACTTGGATTTCAGGAGGTCGATAAAGTTATTCAGGATGATTCGATGTATGGTGGGCCTGGTGAATATGCAGCGTACTTCATGATATACTATGTCCAAAGGAAAGTGTGAGCTGTGTGAGCTGTCGTGTAACGATTTTATCTTGTCACTGAATGATTGCCTCAGCCTCTGCTTTGGTATTTCTGTTTTCATGTAATGGCGGGATGTAAAGTGGATATGACTTATGGAAAACTAAATCTCAGTACACTATGGGGGCTGTGTTATGCTAACTGAGACAAATGCATACTATCGTCCATTAATAAATGCAGAATAACGGGCTAATTGACCATTTGACTATCAATTAGAGACCTGACAGCCTTTAGATATGTGGACGAGGAGTACTTAGTCGTGCATACAACATGCATAGTATAAATCACTTGGGCTTGTGGGTTCCTTCAACGAAGTTCCAATGGCTATTATACGAGCTCACTCGTATGAGCTAAGTGGTCCCATGGGTTGAGATCTGTTTAAGCACGCTGGAGCGGGCGACGTCCATCTGTCTATTGCTTGATTGGCTTGTTCGGTGGTTGCCTAGTATCTCCCATTGGTGTGCTCTATGCGTATAGATATACGGCAGAAGTTCAAGCCTGGCCACTGCCGGCTTGAGTGGAGGTGTGTACGTACACAGGTGGACATCTGTTCTGTAAAGCACTGTCATGCTTGAATCATCAtgactacggagtagagtTCTAAGCTGACATTCTTAGTAGTGACAGGATGGTTCTGGATAATTTGGACACTAGAAAATCAGGGCCCGTAGATGAGTACCCAGGGAGGTGACCGTTTTGCGCAACGCAACATCCACCAGGACTCCACATCCTAAAATAGCTAGCATATAACTATTCAAAATCAATGTGCCCTGTTAGGGCTCTTTTGAAGTTACTCGTCTTCTAAGTCAAGACAGGGGCCATCTCTAAAATTACAATTAAGCTTGATACGCAACATTGCACCTCCGACGCGGGCGCCGTTATGCGAATAGGCAAAGCATATCTTGAGACACAATGCAGTCGTTCACGGATGACCCCCTTCGTTAAGCCATCAGCGACCAAGTTTGTCCAGGCGGGTACATGACATTACAAAGCGCATATTTCGTTATGGAAGCTTCGCCATGCTTGTGTCTCAGCCTGCGACCGGCTGTACAGGGACTTCCCAGAGATATCCATAACTATGGATATTGACTGAAATTGCTTGAACCTTGGTAATCAATACGTTCAGCgatttttattaattacCTGAACTATAAAGGTGATTCCAGCGCCGTTCACTATTGGCTTCCACGACTCCGTAAGCGACTTGATAAGCGACTTATTGACAGCGAGGGAGCATCTTACGGTTGGGATTTTCATATTATCGAGGAACGAAACCATGAGATAATATATTGGATACTCTATCAAAGCTATCAGATCTTGTACCAGCGAGTATTGGTTAGCATCATCTGGCCGCCTGAAGGACATTCAGGGAGGAACCGGACCAGGAACGCCGATCGCTGCGCCCTCTTCGAAGTTCAAGCGGCATAGTTCCGTTAAGGTTCAAAATAGCCCTGAAGATCGTACTCCTAAATCACGCTATGTAGCCCTCATATGGTAGAGACTGCCCAATATTGGTTCTAGAAGACAACCGTTTCCCGTGTCTTGACCGGCGCTACAGATGCCTAGCGGGACTCCACTTGTGATCATCGGCGGATAATTGAGAAAGTCAGGCGGTTAAAGAGCCTGGCATAAATGCCGAGGTTTTCACATACAAGGGGGAACTATGCCACAACAAAAGGGCCTGAAAAGGGTAAGAAGGGTATTGTATACTTGGGAGTGCAGTATACCCGCCTATCCATCTGAAAGTACCACTTGTGCATCTTGATTTCGAATCAATGGCATGAGAGTTGCATAACTGGGCGGTTATATTAAAGCCTGCTATATGACTTCAGTGTGGACCCGGTCATATCCCGACGAGACTCCGCATTTAAGGGATGCTTTCCTTGCCCCACATACTATTCATTTCTCAGGTCTCAATAATTAAGACATACGACTCATATTGGCGGGGCATGTTTTTTATAAAATCCcatatattaatatttcgAAGGCAATATAGCGTTCGTCGGGCTCTCCCGGGCCAAGAGATCGATGGCATGAGGAAGCGGTGATGGGGAATAATGGGGTAATGATCGTCACAGAATGAGGGACTCTGAAACAAGTTTATATAGCTCCAGAATTAGCTACCAATCGGACGGTAGTCATCAGAAACATAGGGCCACTGAGGCAATATGCTGAAAGATCATGATGTTACCTTGCTTCTTAGGGTAAAACATGTCTCGCCCAAAATAGCTTGCTGAAGATATATAACGAGGCCAATTCACGCCTTCCATTGAGGTCACTAATCCAACAAACTCCAATTCAATCTACCAGCAAAATCTTTattaccttctttctcaagTCCACCACCGTCACAATGAAGTTCTccattgctgctgttgctggtcTCCTCAGCGCCGTTAGCGGTGCTTCTCTCCCAGCTGCCTTTACCCTCGTTGCTGAGGGTGGCCTCACCGTCTTGACCGACGGAGGTACGTTACGGTCACCTTGTCAGCATATCTAATGATTCGCTAACACATTGCAGAGTACCTCTACTACGGCGGCAATGGCACCGACGCCAGCAAGGAGATTGCTATCTGTAAGCCCCAATCGCACCCCATCGACATCACCAACAGTTGACTAACCTCTTCGTCTAGTCCACGCCACCCCCGACACCGGCGCTGTCTCCTACACTGCCAAAGACCAGACACCTACCGGCTGGCAGAACTTGTACGTCGTGGAGAAGGATACCGCTCCCGTCGGCCTCACTCGTCCTCACTCCGCTGCTGTCCCCGAGGGCGCTAGCACCATCGACTTCAGTGTCAACGAGGAGGGTCTCTTCGCTCATGGCGGTAACGCTTACTTCGCCGTTGATGGCTACGGTGAGAACCCCGTCAAGACTGTCTACTGGTACGGTCGCCACAGCTCCACTTACCGCGCTGCCAACCTCTATGTCAAGGAGTGCAAGGGCTGCTAAACGGGTCGTCTGGCACGGTGTCCGTCGTGGGCCTCCACTAGGGCGATTTGGTCCTGCCCGTTCGTGTTGATCCAGTGATTGTATTGCGAGTGGTGTATTcaatctttttattttacttaATACATTAGTATCTATTTgatacagatatatatatatatatatattcactCCTTTGCTTGTTACTAGTACACCTCATTGCAGAAGTGGTGCAAATGtttataatctatttttattatagaTAATGTCACCTTTCATTACCATAAGAGATTAAATATACTTCTAAGTAGAAGTAAAGCTAATATATCTACTTCTGTATTTATCTAATTTAAATCTAATTAAAAAGCTCGCTGCTCTTCTCTGTTCCGAGAGCCTACCTTAGCAGTATTGATCTCTTTACAAAGACAACTCTACCTAAGATCTTAATTCTTTCCTTAAAGGGTATATTAAAACTGTGGATTACATTATTGGTCTATTATCGGCACTGTTATTGTCCTTAATGTATTATGGAACGGTGTTGTATGAGCTACCCAGGATTCTATTTGCGCTGGATTTAAGATCAGGTGACAGGATTGCTCAACAAATTAAATCAAAGGTATGAATTAATCCCCAAAGTATAGTTTATCATGTGCCGAGTTTCAGAGGATGTCCGAACGCTCTCAAATAAATCCACTGCACCAAGATCCCGATTCCCGGCCTGCTATAATGAACCAAGCAGCGACCACGGATGACAAGGTCTTGGCAAAAAGAAGGTATCCACAGATGCCGGGAGCAGAATGAAAAACAGCAAAAAGTAATGACCAGACTGGGGCTTGATCCCTGGACCTTATCGGTGTTAACGATAcgtgataaccaactacaccatccggCCAATTGTATAGTAGGGTGTTTGCTTAAAGAGTAATCGTAGAAGGAATAGCTCAGCTCCGTTCTACCACGGTTCCAGAAACAATCATCGAGTATAAGAGTATGCCAGACATATGTCTCGCTCTCTGTGGTTTCTATAGTCTGTCTACTATTGGAATAGTACAGGATACGCACTTTGTAGCGTATGGTTTCAGAGTAAGAGATGTCCATTGTAAGAGTTAActaatatataaatatggATCCTGTGATAATGATGCCAAAACGAATTTTACTTCAGGATCCGGCTGCTTTTTCAACCATAAGTTGGTGTGTATTTGATAATCTCTCCTTAGTCCTTTGATTGCATTCCATCCTATCCACAATAATAATATGGGCGCACGcgaaaaaaaagagggagggaagaaataACATCTATTTCCCTACCACGAACATCCCGTCGGAGTGTCCTAAGAGCCATCTGCCATGTCTTCCATAACGTATCATCCATGGTCGCTTCTGATGGATTTAGagaaaaggcaagaaaagaaaatgcaaTTCATTACAACGCTCTATGATCGGTTCAAAAAGCACTTCAACTATCCTCTCATTCCCCGGCCTAAGGTAAGGGACTAGTATAGCTGGGTTAATTCCTTGGGTATCTaattccaagaaaagaaatcatgcTAAGGGATTGAAATATAGAATAATTTGCCTGAAACCGGATCTTTCAACCACTGAAATGAACAGGACTTCAACGGTCTCGACACTCGGTCCAGACCGTCCACAGTGATCTATAACTATCCCACACTTTAGTACGTGGAAATCGTGGTTGGTGGAGTTACTTCCCTCTGGATGATATAGTTGTCGGATCCTATTGGTTCGCGAccatattattattcttcattgCTATGGGTGCACTAGGCTCGGGCATAGCATGGTCACTCCATACTTTCAGATCATGAGTTTCTCAACTCGTGAATGGGACCATGAAGAGTAGATTTGGGCAAATATTCACCTTGACTATTGGCCATAGACCTCGTCCTGGGCTATCAACAGAGAAAACAAATTACTTaacatacggagtaccacCACTAGCAATAACACAGTCCCCATTAGTGGAGATATTCCAGGACCAACTCCCACTCGGCTACAGAGGTCGAACATGCAAGTACCAGTCACAATGCATGAGTACTCTACACAGCCACAATCTATGGTCTAGCGCTGGGTTAATTCCGGGAGTACCGAGCTTCGGCAATGCAATTCGTGCAGAAAGTGGAGGACTGGAAACGGTAGTGCTCCGCCGCCAAGAATCTGGGCAGGGTTAGTCTGCGTCCGGAGATTGCTGGTTTCCGCGACTTGAAGATTACTCCCAAGAGTTGGCATCGTGAATGTCAGGCATTGATTGGAGGAATACGTTTAACTTGGTCTTTGATATGGGACTGGGTGGCTTCAGGTTGAGACAGGGATGGTTGCTAAATGACTCTCTATCAGGTTCTCGTTCTTGCCGCCGGCGAATTGCCAGGATGGGCTTAGACTTTATGAATAAGGGCAAGATGGGTATGGCTATATAAAGCTCAAGTTTCTTCATACGACCTTTGTTGTCCTCTCAGAGATCCGAACTCCAGCAATCAGGTGTGGTCAACTATGTTCTCTCGcattgctcttcttcccgCATTTCTCCCCGTGGCTTTGGCCTGTCTGGGCTACGAGGGAGGTGTTCCCACACCAACAGCCCATTACTCCAACAGTGCCGTGATTGAGATCGCAGCCGGCGAGGTCTTCGACGCCGGATGGGCCAAGTACGACCGCGGGTCTGGTGCCTGCGGTGGCCAAACAGAGGGAGACTGGAAAGATGACGTCTTTTACCTTCACTCCGGCGCTACTCTGAAGAATGTTATCATCGGTGCCGACCAATCCGAAGGTGTCCACTGCGATGGCGCTTGTACCCTTGAATTTGTCTGGTTCGAGGACGTCTGCGAAGACGCTATCAGCATCGTACGTCCCAAGTCCACCACACGCCTCACTTCCCCTCTAACAATACACCCAGAAAAAcgacaaagaaggagaagaaacctgGATCATCGGCGGTGGAGCCTATCACGCCGACGACAAGGTCGTCCAGCACAACGGCTGCGGTACTGTGAACGTAAGACTTCCTCACCCTGACATTACCCCAGTGGAACCGAAGCTAACAATCAAAGATCATCAACTTCTACGCCGAAGACTACGGCAAAGTGTACCGGTCCTGCGGAAACTGCTCCAGCCAGTGCAAGCGCAACGTGTATGTCGAGGGTACCACTGCCcgtgatggtggtgaggtTGTTGGCATCAACCAGAGCTTTGGAGACACTGCTACTCTGGTCAATGTCTGCACTGATGCGGATCATCCttgtgttttgtatgacggaTGTGAGGGTGATTGTGAGCCGAGCAAGGTTGGATACTGCTCTGGTTAAAGGGTTTGTTGTTAGGAGAATTGCAATAGGCTGCTATTCAGGATGTGCGTGAGGTGTACATATGTTAATGAGGATCACTAGAAGCTAAACATATATTGTTCTTTCGTATGGAACTTTCAAGCGTCTGCATTGTGTGCATGTAGCACTGTATAAATGAGAGAAAAATGACTTTCGCGGCATTTTATAACCGAAGTCCATTTTTTTTAATCTCCATTATCAAATAGTCCAACCACATTTGACACATTAATCCCCCCTCAAGGTCTAGACTAAGGCCGATGATTAATCGTACCAAGGTTATGAAAATAAACCGTTGCCATGCTCTATACTCACACGCTGGTACATCACTAACGGATAATTGAAATTAGTAGGCCAGCATAGGTAAATGCCTAAGATCATAAGTGTACCTCACCCTCGGAGTAGCACTACTGCTAGTGATGTTCATTATATGCCACTGCTTGGCGTCCGCTGAAGATAGGGGTGGGTGACAATATCTCATCACAGTTTAGATACTCATTGAGCGGTAAATCAGCTTCACCCTGCTACTTGGTGTTTTCCCTCAACAATGACTGGATATCTCCTAGCAGGTCAGCGGACTGACATGtgcaatcatcatctgcactaTGATCACAAATCAACTGAAGGCTGAGCTCCGTACTAATGGGTTACGACATCCGGTTGTGGGACTTGACATGCATGTTGAATTTAACAGGACTTGCTCTAGGTGTGCTAAGATGCTGCGTGTAGAGTAGCTCAATACGACAGGCGATCGGAGATTTGCCACTAATCAAGAGATACCATGTTACGATAAGGGCAAAGGGCTGGGGAGGTCATATGTAGTCATTTATTGACTAATCGTCATGCCCAAAGAAATAATGTTGCATGCAGACAATTCAATCCATTTTAGTGTTCATGTAAAACCAATGATAGGCTTTTCTGACAATTTTCAACCCAATATTAAAAATACGTAAATCAAGCCTAGCCTTGCAAAGACGGCGAGTAACATCGTGTCATCCCAAATCAGCATGATACTCATCCCGGAAAACCAGGGCTACGGGTTCGTGAACAGTTCCCGGAGTTCTTGCTATCTCGAGCTTTGTGGGCTCTTTGGGCTTTGTAGAGGGCTCCTTCAGGCCTCTAGCCAATTGATATCCTTGAGCGTATATTTGCAATAGCATCCGTATGCCTTGAAACATACGTACCTCTCCATTGGCATAGTATTCGGCAGAATACTTGTGATAATGACAGGTAAGCTTTGTGCCCCAAGCATAAGCCAACAGGGTATTCATACCTGTCCCTCTGTACTCATATGGAAGTAATAATACTGTAGGCTGTTTGTATAGAGGCCCCAGATTTCCCTATCCCTATCAGCGGTCTGCCGACGATGATAAACCAACGCTGTTGCCATTAGCCGGTAATGAAAGTACATGGACATAGGCTGGGTAAACATACTCATGGCTGCAAGTGCCCTCGTTGGATGAAATTCCTCTTCGTGCCCTTGGTGGATGATTATT is a window from the Aspergillus oryzae RIB40 DNA, chromosome 6 genome containing:
- a CDS encoding GNAT family N-acetyltransferase (predicted protein), which codes for MTTWKIEPCFVGDAAALARNNMAAFWEDPNWVILWPKDMTQEFIIEQSAKRQPRNLLRDREKVRHQKAVDPITGAVVGYARWILPPGHCIAEDGSPKWVEAQVPDVSEDEKKQYQELAESAWWSPREDMSLDDKNHVVMDRIRAEKPYIKLDYLAVHPESKGKGIGTALVASGIKYAEKVGVPIFTMAFKAGRGIYARLGFQEVDKVIQDDSMYGGPGEYAAYFMIYYVQRKV
- a CDS encoding uncharacterized protein (predicted protein); this translates as MKFSIAAVAGLLSAVSGASLPAAFTLVAEGGLTVLTDGEYLYYGGNGTDASKEIAIFHATPDTGAVSYTAKDQTPTGWQNLYVVEKDTAPVGLTRPHSAAVPEGASTIDFSVNEEGLFAHGGNAYFAVDGYGENPVKTVYWYGRHSSTYRAANLYVKECKGC
- a CDS encoding uncharacterized protein (predicted protein) — translated: MFSRIALLPAFLPVALACLGYEGGVPTPTAHYSNSAVIEIAAGEVFDAGWAKYDRGSGACGGQTEGDWKDDVFYLHSGATLKNVIIGADQSEGVHCDGACTLEFVWFEDVCEDAISIVRPKSTTRLTSPLTIHPEKRQRRRRNLDHRRWSLSRRRQGRPAQRLRYCEPSASATCMSRVPLPVMVVRLLASTRALETLLLWSMSALMRIILVFCMTDVRVIGLLLGELQ